ACTATGTCCCGGACAGTCTATTTTTATGATACGACGCTGCGCGATGGCGAGCAGACCCCGTTCGTGGTATTTTCAGTCGAACAGAAGCTGCGGATCGCGCGTCAGTTGGCAGAACTTGGTATTGACATTATTGAAGTTGGTTTTCCCGCCGCTTCAGAAACGGAATTGCAGGCTGTCTCACGAGTTGCAGATGAAGTCCAGGGACCCGTAATTGCCGGCCTAGCACGGTGTCGAAGTGGTGATATAGAGATCACGGCCAAGGCCTGTGAGAAAGCTGACAAAGCCAGAATTTCCATAGTCTTACCAATATCAGATCGACATTTGACGGCATCACTCAAGCTAAGTCGTTCGCAAGCCGAGACTCAGATTGGGGATTCGATCAGGCATGCCCGGAAATTTCTTGATGATATTGAATTTATAGCTACGGATGCGACTCGCACAGGCGAATCGGAATTGTTTTCGTGCCTGAAGGTGGCGGCGGAGGCGGGTGCAACAACCCTGGTGGTCGCGGATACCGTTGGCTGTGGGTTACCCGAGGGGATGAAGTCACTCTTCGAGAGGCTTCGGGCGGCCTTTCCTTTGTCAGTGAGGCTTGGCATTCATTGCCACAATGACTTCGGATTGGCCACTGCGAATTCCGTGGCCGCACTCGAAGGAGGCGCGGATCAGGTCGAGGGCACAATTAATGGACTTGGTGAAAGAGCAGGAAACACAGCACTTGAGGAAGTTGCCATGATCCTGAAATATCATCAGAATTCCATGAACCTCACATCAAACATGAGAACTGAGCGGATATTGGAAACTTCCCGGCTTGTTCGAGAAGTTTCAGGAGTAATGGTTCAGCCGAACAAGGCGCTTGTCGGACAGAATGCCTTTTTACATGCCGCGGGAATGCACCAGCAGGCCATGCTTGCTGACCCGCTGACTTTTGAACCCTTCGGGCCGGAGAGTGTGGGCGGAGATTCAGCACTGGAGGATCGGATAATTTTTGGTAAGTTTTTAGGAAAGAATGGCTTACGAAAACTTTTGGAGCTTGATGGCATCAAACTGTCTGACGAGGCGCTTGAAGCTCTTGTCGGGAGGATACGTGCGGCCATAGAACGCCGCGAAACCGTAACCCGCCGGAGGATGCTTGAATGGGCGAGGGGGTAATCTCTTGCAAACCCGCTTGATAGATGTTATCTTAAAGATTACGAAACGAATGATCGAGCCAATAGATTAACACCGGAGATGAGCACCATGAAAAAACGCATATGGCTCGCGCCGCTTTGCGCATTGCTTTTAGCCGTTGGGAGCGCTCACGCGTTCACCGTCGGTCAGGAAGCACCCGATTTCACCTTGACGGATTCCTGGGGAGGAAGCCACACACTGAGCGAGTATCGCGGCAGCGTCGTTGTCCTGATGTTCTTCGGCCACACCTGAAGTACCTGTCGTGCCCAGGATGGGCAGATGGAAGCAGGAGTGCATCAATACTATCAGGGTCAGCCGGTCGTCACCTTAGGTTTGGATACCTATAACGGCTCACCGGCGGCAGTTGAAGTGTTTCGCGATGTCACCGGAGTGACGTTCCCGTTGCTGACGATGGGGGCAAGTTACGCGAATGCAAATCAAGGCGCGTTTCGCAAAGTGGTGATTGATGCGGATGGTATTGTCCGATACGTTTCACAGCCTTATCAGTTGAATATCACCACGATTCGTTCGCATGTGGACCAGTGGTTGCCGCTTGACGAGCCGACATTCACGTTTGAGATGCGTGACACGCTCATTACCTACACAAACGGCTTTGACTACTACGTCTTTCACGGTGTGATTGACAATCTGCTCAATGAAGAGCGCCAGCTTCAGATAACCCTGTCACAGGTCAATGTTCCAGATCCGTTGCGGGGCTATTCGGTCTGCACGTTCCGCGGCTGCTACCCGCCCGATTCCGGAATTGTGGACATTCTTGAAACCTATGACGCGATGGCGCACGACACCGGAGCGGCAGTTTACATCTATAATCTGGCCATCAATCCTGAAACAGGTTATATGGACACGTCAACCATCGTCGGGAACTACACGATTCGCGTGACGGTGACCAATCCGGAGGATGCCGAAGAGGTGATTGCCTACGACCTCCATCTTGAACAGGGCAGCGGAGTTGCTCCGCGCATCGAGCCGGTACCGCTGTCTTCACAACTGATTCGCAACTATCCGAATCCGTTCAATCCCGAGACCACGATTCAATTTGTGGTCAGCAACCCAGGCGCGGTGGAGCTGAATGTCTTCAACATGCTCGGCCAGAATGTCGCAACACTGATTAACTCCCCGTTCATGGCGAGCGGTAACTACAGCGCGAACTGGCGCGCCGTGAATGCACAGGGCTTGCCGCTTCCGTCCGGAAGTTATCTGCTCGAACTGAACAATTCCGGTCTGCGCGCTGTGCATAAGGTTGTGCTGGCCCGGTAAATCCAGGATTCTTTGAATACAGTCTAAATGAAACAGGGTGCGACCGTGCACCCTGTTTTCATTACGAAGAGAAAATTATGTCTGAACAGAAACTCCCCACTGCTTACGATGTGCTCGATGCCGCTCAAGTTCTGAAGGGCGTCGCGCACAAGACTCCCGTTCATACGTCGCGCACGCTTGATGCCAGAAGCGGAGCCAATGTCTTTCTCAAATGCGAAAACTTCCAGCGTGTCGGCGCATTCAAGTTTCGCGGCGCCTACAACGCGATGTCGCGTCTGACCTTTGAAGAGAAAAAGTGCGGCGTCATCACCCACTCCTCAGGCAATCATGCGCAGGCGGTGGCGCTCGTGGGAGCATTGTTGAATATCAAGACAGTTATCGTGATGCCGCAGGATGCGCCGCCGATCAAACTTGCAGCGACAAAAGGGTACGGCGCGGAAGTGGTGCTCTATGATCCGAAGGAGCGCACACGCGAAGAAATTTCGCACGAGCTGAAAGAGAAACACGGCTACGTGCTGATTCCACCATACGATCATCCGCATATCATCGCCGGACAGGGTACAGCGGCGCTCGAATTGCTCACAGATTATCCGGACATCGAATTGTTGCTTGTCCCTTGCGGCGGCGGCGGATTGTTATCAGGCAGCGCGCTTGCGGCCAAGCATGTCAATCCGAATTGCAAAGTTGTCGGTGTCGAGCCTGAAGTGGCCAACGATGCAACATTGTCCTGGCGCACGGGCACGCTCCACACGGTGAAAAATCCGCCGACGATTGCCGATGGCACGCGCACGCCATCTTTAGGCAAACTCACGTTTCCGTTGGTGCGGGCGAACGTTGACGAGTTTGCCAACGTCATCGAAGCAAAAATAATCGAAGCCACAAAATTTCTGTTTGAAAGAATGAAGCTTGTCGTCGAACCGAGCGGCGCGCTCGGTGTGGCCGCATTGCTTTCCGGTTTCCCCACTCCCGACCGCGTTGGGGTTATCATCAGCGGTGGAAATTTGGATCCCTCAGTTTTGATCTAGGGGTGGACGACAATCCGCCTGCGAAATGAATGACCGAAGTAAAACGCCCCGCTCAACCGAGCGGGGCGATTCATTTCTGGTCTTCCCCAAAATCTGTCTGCAGACTTGGAGGGATCAAGGGGGGGTTCAGGAGTCCGCCAGAATCTGAAAACTACCGACGGCCTCCGGCCGTCTGGAATGACCACCGTGCCGCGTAAACCGTTATGTAAAAGCGAGTAAAGCACTCAAGCGAATTTGATAACTTCATGAACATTGTCATCCTGAAGGCCGCCGCGGCCAGAAGGACCTCGGCAGGCAAATCGAGTCGCGATGCACATGCAGCGAATAGTGTAAGGAGTTCTCGACTCCGCCGAGAATCCAAAAACTACCGGCGGCCTCCGGCCGTCTGAAATGTCCGCCGACCCCGCCGAAATTTCATCAATGTTAGACAACTCCTCCTTTTGTTATTACTTATCTAGCTTAAGATGTTGTTTTTTATATGAATGCATGCCGACCACAACAGTTGCAATATGGGTCAATTTATTTTTATCTTTGAGCACATTCGTTCAACGAAGCACCAGCAGGGAAGTGGCCCCGCGAGCCACCCGAGCTGCCTTCTATTCTAATAATAAGAACTGAGGTTTCGACAGCGCAATCACCTATTGAATTTCAAAGAGAAGCACATTTCGTTTGTTTGAAATGATCTTTAATCCATTTGAAGTCAAAGGAGATTCCATGACTCGAACCCCTGTTGTCTCAAGCAATCTCAAGAGTGTTGGTTATGATACTGCGACACGGACACTTGAGATTCAATTCCTTAGTGGTGGCATCTATCAGTACATCAATGTGCCACCGAATGTTTATTCTGCCTTGATGGCAGCATCATCGCACGGGTCATTCTTTGCGCGAGCGATAAGAAACTCTTATCGCTTTCGAAAAATTAACTAGCAATAGAGGTACAAGCCAAGAGCCCCGGTTAATGGGGCTCTTGGCTTCGGTCGCGGACACACCCAGTAGTCAAACTTTCGCTACTTGTGATCCGAGTGCCTTGAACTTAGTTACACAACTTCGTATAGGAGGTCTGATTGAGTGTATGTGAATGGAGACGAGAAACAAAAGACGGATATCGATATTCTTGCGATCGAAAATCGAGATATGGAAATCTCTGCATATTTCACGGTGAGAAAGAGGACTATCAAGTTGATGAGTTTTGGTACGAGTTGCATGAGTATGTTTGCACTCTAATTGAGCAAGAGAAATCTGGAAATGAGGAAATTTGGAGTTTCGCGGGCTTTAACTTTCCTGGCTATCTATCTGCCAAGTTGCTTGCTGACGAAAATGCTCACTACTTGCCAGAGGTATGGCCATCCTATATCGGCCTTGAACAATTTAAGGCATCTCTTTCATTCGTTTTTGCGCGGTTTCGAGGAGATGTGAATTTTGATTTGGCGTGCTTCGAACGTCGAGTTGATTTCAGCAATGCTATCTTTGAAGGTGGACTTAGCCTAGGCAGAGCGACAATAAATTCAGTACTAGTTTTCGATAATACAACTCACTTTGGAGATATCACTGCCCCAGATATTGAATTTGGTCAAAAAGGGTTGATTTATTTTGCTGAGAATAGCTTCCGAGATTCAAGTTGTATGAATTTTCTAAATTGCAATTTGAGTAGGCTTGCTTTTTCTCGAACTGACTTATCTCGCGCTCAACTTGGTGGCGGTTATTACGAGAAATCGCTCGGTCGCGCTGTCATTGGAAATGAGTATCCTATTCGCCATCGACATGGTCACTGGTTCTTGCGATCAAATGTCAGGTGGGACTATCTTTGGGAAGATTGTGAGGCACTTATTTCACACGCAGAAAAGAACGGTGAGCGACAAAGAGCGTACATCTTAATGCCGTCTTTGTTTGAGTATCAGCGTTTGTCGCCTCCGCTTTACAACTCAATTTCAAAGTTTCTTTGGGGTTCAAAAAGTACATCTGAATTTGAGATGCAAGGACTTTTTCGACCACGATGGGCTTTCATTCCGCGACTAATTTTGCACTTTCTAAAACGATTCTTTTCATTGACAGCCCTTTATAAATGGACTTCAAACTACGGCAGTTCGGTGTTTCTGCCAACGGCTTGGCTTGTTCTCTCAGTGATTCTTTTTGGTGCGTATTACTCAACTATGCTGTTCGACCATGATCATCCCTTCTTAGACGAAGCGGGTCTTGTTGCCTCTTTAAACGTCGTTGCACTCAATCCTAAATGGATAAACGAATTGCTTCGGAATCCGCCGAATGGTACAGCTTTAACAGAAGGTGCACAACTTGCCCTAATGCTAGTTGCCACCTTACAGTTTGTTCTAAGCGCGATACTTGTGACATTGGTTGTGTTTTCTATTAGAAGACGCTTCAAGCACTAGCCCCCTCTCCACCCCGCTCAACCGAGCGAGGCGATTGTTTTCTGGTCTCCCTCCAAATCTGTCTGTAACTTTGGGGGGATTAAGGGGGGCTTCTCGACTCCGCCAGAATCCAAAAACTACCGACGGCCTCCGGCCGTCTGGAACCCCCGCCGGAATCTGTTACAGTTCAATCCTCATATAAGTATCAGACCGCGCATACTCCGACACGAACGGACGCTCTTCAAAGCGAAATCCGAGTTTGCGATAGAGATTCAGCGCGGTGGTCAAACGGGAGTTGCTCTCGAGCCAAACAGCTTTTGCCTGTTTCGATTTCGCCCATTCGAGGCACGTTTGTCCGAGCCGTTTGCCGATCTGTTTGCCTTGCGCACGTTCGGTGACCGCCATCTTTGCCAATTCAAATTCATTGTCAGGCGCGGCAATCATCGCACACGTTCCGACGATCTCGTCTCCCCACACCGCAAAAAAAATCTCCCCGCCGGGCGTGAGAATAAATCCTTCCGGATTGCCGAGCATCTCGCGGTCGTGCGGCTCCACGACGAAATACTTCTGCAACCACTCTTCGTTCAGACGCAGAAATGCCTTTGCGTGCTTCTTGTTCCCGCGCTCGAACGGAATGATGTGGATTTCCGTGTCGAGTTTTTGGCGGCGGATGCGCTCGACCCGTGCCAGCAAGGGCTCCTCTTCATTGGCCGCTTCCAACCGCGAAAGTATGGGCAGCACTTCCGCCGATGCCGACAGGCAAATGTCTTCCACCGCCAGCCGGATCTCCTCCCACACCGGCTCAATTCTCTTGCGCAGGTCGCGCCCCTTGCGTGTCAGGGACAGCGCACGCGTTCTGCGATCACCTTCGTGCACCGAAGACTCGATGAGCCCCTTCTTCTGCATCGCGTTGGCAATCTGCACCACCGCCGGATGGGAATAGTTCAGTTCGCGTGCAATCTCCGAGATAGTTCTCGACTCCCCTTCGCACAGCAGATAATAGACGGGAAACCAGCGCGGCTCAAACTCAATCCCTCTCCTTTCATATAGAGAGGACACGTCCCGCCACATTAGGTCGGTAATCCGCCGCATCCGGCTCCCGATGGCCAGATAGCCGAGAGTAGCTATTAAGTCCTGTGTCATCAGTTTGTCCCGTGTTTAATTACGTAAGCACTTACAAATATAATCTTTCATTTCATTCGTGTCAAGTGAAAGCGGGTTCACTCCTCCACACCTCTGACTGAGCATTATTTAGATATTTGTTTTTATTTAAGTAAAATATCGGAACTAAGGGTTGACTCGAGGGAACTTTGAGCGTATATTTGCGGTATTATTAGCAGTCACTTGGGTTGAGTGCTAACAGCCTGTTTCAATTCAGTTAACCTTCAATAACACCATTTAGGGAGACCTAAGACCATGAAAATCAAGCCGATTGATGAGCGCGTCCTGATTAAGCCGCTCGAGAAGGAAGAAAAGACCGTTGGTGGTATCATCATTCCTGACACCGCGTCCAAGGACCGTCCGCAAATGGGCGAAATCGTGGCCATGGGCGATGACGTGGAAGTCGCCGATCGCAAGCAGAAGAAGATGTCCGAACTCCTGAAGGTCGGTGATACCATCGTGTACGCCCGCTACGGCGGTACCGAAGTCAAACTCGATGACAAGGAGTTCATGCTCATCAGCCGCAGCGATATCCTCGCCGTGGTGGAGAAGTAAGCGCTCGTTCAGCACTTTTGTTTGAATTAATCCGGTAAACAATTCCAAAGGAACAATACAACATGGCAAGCAAACTGATTGACTTCGATGTCGATGCGCGTACCTCGCTCAAGAAGGGCGTGGACATTCTCGCAGACTCAGTGAAAGTGACGCTGGGACCGAAGGGCCGCAACGTCGTGATTGAAAAGAAGTGGGGTGCTCCGACCGTCACCAAGGACGGTGTCACCGTTGCGAAGGAAATTGAGCTCGAAGATGCCGTTCAGAACATGGGCGCGCAGATGGTTCGCGAAGTCGCTTCCAAGACTTCCGATATCGCCGGCGACGGCACCACGACCGCGACCGTTCTCGCGCAGGCCATCATTCACGAAGGTTTGAAGAACGTCACCGCCGGCGCGGATCCGATGAGCCTCAAGCGCGGGATTGACAAAGCCGTCGCCAAGGTCGTTGAAGATCTGAAGAAGAACGGCAAGGCCGTCAGCGGCAAGAAGGACATCGCGGCCGTGGGTACGATTTCGGCCAACAATGACAAGACCATCGGAGACCTGATTGCAGACGCAATGGACAAGGTCGGTAAGGACGGTGTTATCACCGTGGAGGAAGCGAAGTCGATGGAGACCTCGCTGGAAGTCGTGGAGGGTATGCAGTTCGACCGCGGCTATCTGTCGCCCTATTTCGTCACGAATCCCGACGAAATGGAAGCCGAACTCGAGAACCCGTATGTCTTGATTCACGACAAGAAGATTGCCTCGATGAAGGACTTGCTGCCGATTCTGGAGAAGGTCGCGCAGTCCGGCCGCTCGTTCCTGATTATCGCTGAAGACGTCGAAGGCGAAGCGCTCGCGACGCTCGTGGTCAACAAGCTGCGCGGCACGCTGAAGGTTGCAGCCGTTAAGGCTCCCGGTTTTGGCGATCGCCGCAAGGCCATGCTGGAAGACATCGCGATTCTCACGGGCGGCCGTGTGATTTCCGAAGAAGCGGGCTTCAAGCTTGAGAACGCCGTCATGAGCGATCTGGGTACCGCCAAGAAGATCATCATCGACAAGGACAACACGACGATTGTCGAAGGCTCCGGCAAGAGCGATGAGATCAAGGCGCGCATTTCGCAGATCAAGAAGCAGATTGAAGGCACGACTTCGGATTACGACCGTGAAAAGCTGCAAGAGCGTCTGGCCAAGCTGGCCGGCGGTGTTGCAGTGCTGAAGGTTGGCGCGGCGACCGAAGTTGAGATGAAGGAGAAGAAGGCTCGTGTTGAAGATGCGCTGCATGCGACGCGCGCTGCCGTTGAAGAAGGTATTGTCCCCGGCGGCGGTGTGGCACTGCTGCGCGCGCAGAAAGTGCTCGAGAACTTCAAGCTCGAAGGCGATGAGCAGCTTGGTGTGAACATCATTCGTCGTGCGCTCGAAGAGCCGATTCGCATGATTTCGCAGAACGCGGGTCACGAAGGCAGCGTGGTGGTGAACAAGATTCGCGAGAACGGCAAGTACAGCTTCGGTTTCAATGCTGCCAGCGAAAACTTCACCGATCTGCTCGACGACGGCGTGATTGACCCGACCAAGGTTGTGCGCGTCGCACTCGAAAATGCGGCATCGGTTGGCGGTCTCTTGTTGACCACCGATTGCGCGATTCACGAGAAGAAGGAAAAGAATCCTCCTGCTCCGATGCCCGGTGGCGGCGGCATGGGCGGCATGGGCGGAATGGATTACTAGGCCAGCGTCAATTGAAGAGGCGGAGGGGTTTGCCCTCCGCCTTTTTTGCATTTAGAGATTGAACATGTGAATAGTCTTAGTGATCTATAATGAATTGCCGATGTTTCAAAAGAATCTTACGGAAGACACTCAATTTTAGAGGATAGTATGAGTCACAAGGTTTTATCATCAATTCAATACCGAGATCGTGATCTAAATAAGGTCACTATTGAGATTGGTCATGGGAAACAAAACGGTTTCAATAGCGCATTTGATATCCACTTTAACTCGGGAACTGATAATCTCGCGCTGGTACTTTTGGCTGATAAGCTGTTCATCAAGCCTGAGGATGCAATCAATGAAATTGAAAAACTAGCGAAGTGGTTAGTATTGAACGGAACCTATCAAAATTTTACTTATCCGGCCTATGGCAATTATCAAAGCCGAGAGTTAACAAAGGACGTACAGAAAAGTGGATTTCATTACTCTTACATCAACAATTTAGATTCCAAAATTCTAAGCCCGGACTTAAGTAACTTGCAAGTTGAAGAGCGTCTTTTAGCTAGAAAGATTATTCTTTCGATCTTGTATGACTCAAATTCTGAAACAGCTCTCACTTTGAGAGACAAAGCACATTTCTCAAGCGAAACAATTGAGAGAGAACTTATTGCGCTAAACGGTTCAAAATTGATTGGACCACCCTCAATTCCTGGTGGATCATCGGCAGTTGGTACATTTACACTAACTTTTGTTGGTAGCGAGTATTATGAAAAGTCGCTAGTACATAGACGAGGAGTTGTCTTTATTATTGCCGCGTGTAATGCGCCAATTAGAGGCTCTGCGCTTGATCAAGATCATATTACTACACTCTCTAAGTACAAATCAATTGTCGAATCCCTTGGTCTTGAGCCTATTGTTCAAGAGCATGAGGAGCCAAAGAAAAACATATTCGTGGACATTTTCGACTACATTGACACTTGTGAATTTGTGATAGCTGATCTGACATTCCAAAGACCAAACTGCTACATCGAAATCGGCTATGCTCTCGCACGAGCCAAGCCTGTGCTTCTGTACATCGAGAAAAGCTATTTCGAGAATGACATGGGTGGGAAATTGCCGTTTGACATTTCACCCGTTAAAATGCAAGACTACTTGTACAAAGATTTGGCTGATTTGGAAAAGAAATTGCGTGAGCGAATACAGGTAATCAGATCGCGGAAGTCCTAATCTTAATGAACTAGGGGCGAACCAAAAGGTTCGCCCCGCATCATTTTATCCACTACCGTCGGCCTCTGGCCGTCAGGCGCTTTACAGTATTGTGCGCTTCCCCAGCCTGAGGCAGGGAGGTAGGTTTGCAATGTAAATTCAGCTCCCGTGTCAAACCTCTTGACTCTCATTTGAACATATGTTATATTCTCGAAAGTTCACCAAAATTAACGACGAGAGGTTCCAGCGATGAGATTCAAACTATTTGTTTTGGCTATGCTTACAACTTGCTGTGCCATGGCGTTTGCTCAGGAGGGTCAGATGCCTTCCGAAGAGGAAATGATGAAGAAGTGGATGGAGTTCGCCAGCCCCAAGGCCGAACACGAGATGCTGAACAAGATGGCCGGCGAGTGGGACTATAAAATGACCTTTTGGATGGGGCCAAACCAGCCCCCGCAGGAAGCTACAGGAACTTGCGTGGATAAGGTCATCAATGGCGGACGCGCCGTCAGCTCCACCATGAACGGCCAAATGATGGGTATGCCCTATGAAGGCTTTGGTGTGAGTGGTTACGACAACTTCAACAAGGTCTACTGGACAACGTGGACAGACAACATGACCACGGGCATGATGTACATGGAAGGCACCAGCACGGACGGCGGCAAGACCGTTGTTTACAACACGACCATGGATGAGCCGGTGATGGATGTGAAGGATAAGCCGGTGCGCTTTGTTTCGAAGTGGATCAGCGACGACGAGCACGTGCTCGAAAGCTGGGACGAAGTGGGCACACCGCATGAGTTCAAGGCTTTCGAAATTAAGTACACGCGCAAGAAGTAACCAGCGTGAACGCTGGACCCGTTGCCGCTGGCGCGCAGAGTCCGGTCTTCGATGCTGAAACGAATTCAGCGTAATATTTTGTATGGCAGGGACGGCAAGCGTGCCGTCCCTTGCTATCTTATCAACGTAGCAGAAGGACCCGAAAATGACCGAACAGGAAATGATGGAAAACTGGATGCGCAACGCGACTCCTGGGCCGCAGCACGCGAAGCTTGCCAAGGAGTGCGGGGAGTATGTTGTAAGCATGGTCGAGCGCGGTCAGCCCATGACGGGCACGGCGAAAATTGAGATGATTCTCGACGGCCGCGTGCAGATTCAGCATTTTGAAATGGACTATCAGGGCATGCCGTTCAAAGGATTCGGGATGACGGGCTTTGATAATTTCACTCAGCGCTATTGGTTCACGTGGAATGACAATATGTCCACGGGACTCTATTCGTTGTATGGTGTGGAAGAGGACGGTGGCAAGCGCATCGTGTTTCAAGGCAAGATGGACAAGCCGGGCTTGAACATGAAGCAGTGCGACACCAAACATGTTTTTACTTATCTGAGTGACGACGAATTCAAAATGGAAATCTGGGACTTCCCCGGTTCACCGGACGAAAAGAAGACCATGGACATGACCTATCGTCGCAAGTAGATTTCGATAATAGCAATAATAAACCACGGAATGCACACCCATTCCCTGCCGCTCATGCAACAGCGTTTCCACTTGACGTCCCAACACATCAAAAATCTCAAGTCGTATGTCCTGTTCGCGCGTCAGCGCGTACTCAATGGTCACCGATGAGTTGAAGGGATTGGGAAAAGGATACCCGAGCGCAAAAGTGATAGGTACATCCCGTTCATCCGGTGCAGACAGGAATAGCGTGTCTTCCTCCCATGGCTCATATAGAATCAAAGTATCCACGGAATCGCCCAGTCCTTCGGGGTTCGACCATTCATTGAAAGGTCCGCTCGCATGTCCCCAGTAGTTATTCTCGGCATGGCCAGGAGGCAAATCCGCAAAATTTGACACAGCACCATAGCACAAATTTTCGAGAAAGATATTCTCCTTAAACGAGCAGTCACGATTATTGCTCAACTGAACCACGGCGGCGACAAAACTGCCCGAACGAGATCGATTGTCGATGAAATAGTTGCGCTCCACAGTTGTCGTTGGGCTCATTTCTGATGCCGCAATTGCCACAAAATCTGTCCAATCGTTCGAAACAAAGAGATTATTCTTAACAGTGAAAAGGATGTTGCTTCTCAGAACAACAAATGCCTCTGACCGGAATCCGTCAGGAACTGAATTGGCGGCAAACACATTGGATGTTATTGAAACAGTTGTTCCGCCCGGCAAGGTAAATCCGGAGAAGACGTCATGGCTTATCGAGTTAAACTCAAACACACTTCCATGAACGGATATCAACTCGATTGACGGCGAGTTTTGAAAAGTGAAGAGGCTGTTAAAGGAGTTGTTCCTAAAGATGACGTTATTCAGATAGAGTGTGTCGAGATCGTCAAGAATCTCGAAAAACTCCATGGCCAAGTGGAGATTGTTCTGAGAGAACAGACTCGATGCGATATCCATATAGCCACCTGCATTCGCAATCAGTGAAGCTTGGGGATTAACCTGCAACCGTCAATAAGAGTAACACAGGATCTCGTGTAAAGAGCACCGCCGTCAGAAAAATAGCAGCTATCAAAACGGCAATTCCTTATTCGCAGATCCGCTCCATCAATAGAAATGCCGCCGCTGGGCTGTTCGCCGAGAGCGGATCCTCCGTTGAACGTAATGCCGCCCAACCAAACATTCCAGTCACCTTCACAGGAGCCTCCTTCGACGTGTCTTTGGCCTGAGAGGGAGTGCCATACTGTGCTGGAAATTT
This portion of the bacterium genome encodes:
- a CDS encoding co-chaperone GroES, with protein sequence MKIKPIDERVLIKPLEKEEKTVGGIIIPDTASKDRPQMGEIVAMGDDVEVADRKQKKMSELLKVGDTIVYARYGGTEVKLDDKEFMLISRSDILAVVEK
- a CDS encoding T9SS type A sorting domain-containing protein, producing MEAGVHQYYQGQPVVTLGLDTYNGSPAAVEVFRDVTGVTFPLLTMGASYANANQGAFRKVVIDADGIVRYVSQPYQLNITTIRSHVDQWLPLDEPTFTFEMRDTLITYTNGFDYYVFHGVIDNLLNEERQLQITLSQVNVPDPLRGYSVCTFRGCYPPDSGIVDILETYDAMAHDTGAAVYIYNLAINPETGYMDTSTIVGNYTIRVTVTNPEDAEEVIAYDLHLEQGSGVAPRIEPVPLSSQLIRNYPNPFNPETTIQFVVSNPGAVELNVFNMLGQNVATLINSPFMASGNYSANWRAVNAQGLPLPSGSYLLELNNSGLRAVHKVVLAR
- a CDS encoding threo-3-hydroxy-L-aspartate ammonia-lyase produces the protein MSEQKLPTAYDVLDAAQVLKGVAHKTPVHTSRTLDARSGANVFLKCENFQRVGAFKFRGAYNAMSRLTFEEKKCGVITHSSGNHAQAVALVGALLNIKTVIVMPQDAPPIKLAATKGYGAEVVLYDPKERTREEISHELKEKHGYVLIPPYDHPHIIAGQGTAALELLTDYPDIELLLVPCGGGGLLSGSALAAKHVNPNCKVVGVEPEVANDATLSWRTGTLHTVKNPPTIADGTRTPSLGKLTFPLVRANVDEFANVIEAKIIEATKFLFERMKLVVEPSGALGVAALLSGFPTPDRVGVIISGGNLDPSVLI
- a CDS encoding pentapeptide repeat-containing protein is translated as MSVCEWRRETKDGYRYSCDRKSRYGNLCIFHGEKEDYQVDEFWYELHEYVCTLIEQEKSGNEEIWSFAGFNFPGYLSAKLLADENAHYLPEVWPSYIGLEQFKASLSFVFARFRGDVNFDLACFERRVDFSNAIFEGGLSLGRATINSVLVFDNTTHFGDITAPDIEFGQKGLIYFAENSFRDSSCMNFLNCNLSRLAFSRTDLSRAQLGGGYYEKSLGRAVIGNEYPIRHRHGHWFLRSNVRWDYLWEDCEALISHAEKNGERQRAYILMPSLFEYQRLSPPLYNSISKFLWGSKSTSEFEMQGLFRPRWAFIPRLILHFLKRFFSLTALYKWTSNYGSSVFLPTAWLVLSVILFGAYYSTMLFDHDHPFLDEAGLVASLNVVALNPKWINELLRNPPNGTALTEGAQLALMLVATLQFVLSAILVTLVVFSIRRRFKH
- a CDS encoding bifunctional helix-turn-helix transcriptional regulator/GNAT family N-acetyltransferase; protein product: MTQDLIATLGYLAIGSRMRRITDLMWRDVSSLYERRGIEFEPRWFPVYYLLCEGESRTISEIARELNYSHPAVVQIANAMQKKGLIESSVHEGDRRTRALSLTRKGRDLRKRIEPVWEEIRLAVEDICLSASAEVLPILSRLEAANEEEPLLARVERIRRQKLDTEIHIIPFERGNKKHAKAFLRLNEEWLQKYFVVEPHDREMLGNPEGFILTPGGEIFFAVWGDEIVGTCAMIAAPDNEFELAKMAVTERAQGKQIGKRLGQTCLEWAKSKQAKAVWLESNSRLTTALNLYRKLGFRFEERPFVSEYARSDTYMRIEL
- a CDS encoding 2-isopropylmalate synthase gives rise to the protein MSRTVYFYDTTLRDGEQTPFVVFSVEQKLRIARQLAELGIDIIEVGFPAASETELQAVSRVADEVQGPVIAGLARCRSGDIEITAKACEKADKARISIVLPISDRHLTASLKLSRSQAETQIGDSIRHARKFLDDIEFIATDATRTGESELFSCLKVAAEAGATTLVVADTVGCGLPEGMKSLFERLRAAFPLSVRLGIHCHNDFGLATANSVAALEGGADQVEGTINGLGERAGNTALEEVAMILKYHQNSMNLTSNMRTERILETSRLVREVSGVMVQPNKALVGQNAFLHAAGMHQQAMLADPLTFEPFGPESVGGDSALEDRIIFGKFLGKNGLRKLLELDGIKLSDEALEALVGRIRAAIERRETVTRRRMLEWARG
- a CDS encoding KTSC domain-containing protein, with translation MTRTPVVSSNLKSVGYDTATRTLEIQFLSGGIYQYINVPPNVYSALMAASSHGSFFARAIRNSYRFRKIN
- a CDS encoding redoxin domain-containing protein — protein: MSTMKKRIWLAPLCALLLAVGSAHAFTVGQEAPDFTLTDSWGGSHTLSEYRGSVVVLMFFGHT